A region of Vitis vinifera cultivar Pinot Noir 40024 chromosome 13, ASM3070453v1 DNA encodes the following proteins:
- the LOC100244665 gene encoding PH, RCC1 and FYVE domains-containing protein 1: MLRTERMTAVDQSRAGPEERDIELAIIALKKGAHLLKYGRRGKPKFCPFRLSNDESVLIWLSGKEEKRLKLSHVSRIIPGQRTPIFQRYPRPEKEYQSFSLIYNDRSLDLICKDKDEAEVWLTGLKALISRGHHQKGRTESRSGVSSEANSPRTHTQRSSPLSSPFGSGDSMQKDGVDPLRLHTPYESPPKIGLEKALSDVILYAVPPKAFFPSESGCNSVHSLSSGGSDGINGRLKGMGVDAFRVSLSSAVSSSSQGSGHDDGDALGDVFIWGEGTGDGTLGGGVLRVGSSSSVKMDSFVPKPLESAVLLDVQNIACGGRHAALVTKQGEVFSWGEESGGRLGHGVDSDVSHPKLIDALKNMNIELVACGEYHSCAVTLSGDLYTWGGGSYNFGLLGRGNDMSHWVPKRLIGPSEGIHVSSISCGPWHTAVVTSAGQLFTFGDGTFGVLGHGDCRSVPIPREVESLKGLRTVRAACGVWHTAAVVEVMVGSSSSSNCSSGKVFTWGDGDKGRLGHGDKEARLVPTCVAALVEPNFCQVACGHSLTVALTTTGHVYTMGSPVYGQLGDPQADGKLPTRIEGKLLKNFVEEIDCGAYHVAVLTSRTEVYTWGKGANGRLGHGDTDDRNTPSLVEALKDKQVKSIVCGANFTAAICLHKWISGVDQSMCSGCRLPFNFKRKRHNCYNCGLVFCHSCSSKKSLKTSMAPNPNKPYRVCDNCFSKLRKATETDSSSHSSLSRRGSMNQGLNELAEKDEKLDSRSHVQLGKYSSMQSFKQVESGTSRRNKKLEFNSSRVSPLPNGASQWSATNNSKSFNPAFPPSKKFISASVPGSRIASRATSPTSRQSSPPRPATPTPILAGLTSSKIVVDAKSTNDNLSQEVLKLRAQVENLTRKAQLQDVELERTAKQLKDAIAVAGEESAKCKAAKEVIKSLTAQLKDMAERLPVGAVRNSKSPPFSSISPTPLSDVSTVATEQICGPITFHESDSMGSNCVVISNGSSTSSNHSSYARVGHSEAIIRNKNKTDAEPYQGVEWVEQDEPGVYITLVSLPGGVKDLKRVRFSRKRFSEKQAEQWWAANRVRVYQQYNVPLVDKSCIGIGREGLAH; the protein is encoded by the exons GCCATCATTGCTCTTAAAAAAGGAGCACATTTGCTCAAGTATGGACGCAGGGGGAAGCCTAAATTTTGTCCCTTCAGGCTGTCTAAT GATGAATCTGTTCTAATATGGTTATCAGGAAAGGAGGAGAAGCGCCTTAAACTAAGCCATGTCTCACGAATTATACCTGGGCAGCGGACT CCAATATTTCAAAGGTATCCTCGGCCTGAGAAGGAATACCAGTCATTTTCGCTAATATATAATGACAGATCTTTGGACTTG ATCTGCAAAGATAAAGATGAAGCTGAAGTCTGGTTGACTGGTCTCAAAGCGCTAATATCACGTGGCCATCATCAGAAAGGGAGAACAGAATCAAGAAGTGGAGTTTCATCTGAAGCAAATAGTCCTAGGACACATACCCAGAGAAGCTCCCCTTTGAGTTCACCATTTGGTAGTGGTGATAGTATGCAAAAG GATGGGGTAGATCCCCTTCGTCTTCATACACCATATGAAAGCCCCCCTAAAATTGGTTTGGAGAAGGCTTTATCAGATGTCATACTATATGCAGTCCCTCCCAAGGCTTTCTTTCCTTCAGAATCTGGTTGTAACTCTGTTCATTCTTTGTCATCTGGAGGCTCAGATGGCATAAATGGGCGCTTGAAGGGTATGGGTGTGGATGCTTTTAGGGTGAGTTTGTCAAGTGCTGTTAGCTCATCAAGTCAAGGTTCTGGTCACGATGATGGCGATGCTTTAGGTGATGTTTTTATTTGGGGGGAGGGCACTGGAGATGGTACTCTTGGTGGAGGCGTTCTAAGAGTTGGAAGTTCTTCTAGTGTTAAAATGGATTCTTTTGTGCCTAAGCCCTTGGAATCTGCAGTATTACTTGATGTTCAAAATATTGCTTGTGGTGGAAGGCATGCTGCTCTAGTAACAAAGCAAGGTGAAGTTTTCTCTTGGGGAGAGGAATCAGGAGGCAGACTCGGACATGGTGTAGATTCTGATGTCTCACATCCAAAACTTATTGATGCTCTTAAAAATATGAACATTGAACTTGTAGCATGTGGGGAGTACCATTCTTGTGCTGTAACGCTTTCTGGTGATTTGTACACTTGGGGTGGTGGCTCTTACAATTTTGGTCTCCTTGGACGTGGAAATGACATGAGTCACTGGGTTCCGAAAAGGTTAATTGGACCTTCGGAAGGAATACACGTTTCATCTATATCTTGTGGACCATGGCATACAGCTGTTGTGACCTCTGCTGGGCAATTGTTTACTTTTGGAGATGGAACTTTTGGTGTTTTAGGGCATGGGGATTGTAGAAGTGTCCCAATACCCAGGGAAGTGGAGTCCCTTAAGGGCCTCCGAACTGTACGAGCAGCTTGTGGTGTTTGGCACACTGCTGCAGTTGTTGAAGTCATGGTTGGGTCTTCAAGTTCAAGCAACTGCTCTTCTGGGAAAGTATTTACATGGGGAGATGGAGATAAAGGTCGTCTTGGGCATGGTGATAAGGAGGCAAGACTTGTGCCTACTTGTGTTGCTGCTCTTGTTGAGCCCAACTTTTGTCAGGTTGCCTGTGGACATAGCCTAACTGTTGCACTTACAACTACTGGACATGTTTACACAATGGGAAGCCCTGTCTATGGTCAACTAGGAGATCCTCAAGCTGATGGGAAGCTTCCTACCCGAATTGAGGGAAAGCTTCTGAAGAATTTTGTTGAGGAGATTGATTGTGGTGCTTATCATGTTGCAGTTTTAACTTCAAGAACTGAAGTTTACACTTGGGGAAAGGGAGCAAATGGCCGATTAGGTCATGGTGACACAGATGATAGAAACACACCATCTCTAGTTGAAGCTTTGAAAGACAAGCAAGTCAAAAGTATTGTTTGTGGTGCTAATTTTACTGCAGCTATCTGTCTTCATAAGTGGATCTCTGGTGTTGATCAATCAATGTGCTCTGGTTGCCGCCTTCCatttaatttcaaaagaaaacgACATAATTGTTACAATTGTGGACTTGTTTTTTGTCATTCATGTAGCAGTAAAAAGTCTCTTAAGACTTCTATGGCACCAAATCCCAACAAACCTTATCGAGTGTGTGATAATTGCTTTAGCAAATTGAGAAAAGCCACTGAAACTGACTCTTCTTCTCACTCTTCACTGAGTAGAAGAGGAAGTATGAATCAAGGGCTAAATGAACTTGCTGAGAAGGATGAAAAGTTGGATTCAAGATCTCATGTGCAACTTGGAAAATATTCTTCTATGCAATCATTTAAACAAGTTGAAAGCGGAACTTCCCGGAGAAACAAGAAACTTGAATTCAATAGTAGTCGTGTCTCACCCCTTCCAAATGGAGCTTCTCAGTGGAGTGCAACTAATAACTCTAAATCTTTCAATCCAGCTTTTCCCCCATCTAAGAAGTTCATTTCAGCTTCTGTCCCTGGATCAAGAATTGCATCTCGAGCAACATCACCGACATCCAGACAGTCCAGTCCACCTCGTCCTGCAACCCCAACACCAATTCTGGCTGGTCTAACTTCATCAAAGATTGTTGTGGATGCCAAGAGTACTAATGACAATCTAAGCCAAGAGGTTCTTAAATTAAGAGCTCAG GTTGAGAATCTTACTCGTAAAGCACAACTTCAAGACGTTGAGCTGGAAAGAACAGCAAAACAGCTGAAAGATGCTATTGCAGTTGCTGGGGAAGAAAGTGCAAAGTGCAAAGCGGCAAAGGAAGTGATTAAGTCACTTACAGCTCAA CTGAAGGACATGGCGGAAAGGTTACCTGTTGGAGCAGTGAGAAACAGCAAATCACCTCCCTTCAGTTCTATTAGCCCTACTCCCCTCAGTGATGTTTCTACTGTAGCTACTGAACAAATATGTGGTCCAATAACTTTTCATGAATCAGATTCAATGGGATCAAATTGTGTGGTGATTTCTAATGGGTCAAGCACCAGCAGTAACCATTCAAGTTATGCAAGAGTGGGGCATTCTGAAgcaataataagaaataaaaacaaaacagatGCTGAACCCTACCAAGGGGTGGAATGGGTTGAGCAAGATGAGCCAGGTGTATACATTACCCTTGTTTCATTGCCAGGAGGAGTCAAAGATCTTAAGCGTGTCCGCTTCAG TCGAAAGCGGTTCAGTGAGAAACAAGCAGAACAGTGGTGGGCAGCTAACAGGGTTAGAGTCTACCAGCAGTATAATGTCCCCTTGGTTGACAAGTCTTGTATTGGCATAGGAAGGGAAGGCTTAGCTCATTGA